Genomic DNA from Solanum stenotomum isolate F172 unplaced genomic scaffold, ASM1918654v1 scaffold28181, whole genome shotgun sequence:
GCGCACTGTTATGGATATAGTCAACTCAGTATGTGGGCTTACAAGTCTCTTACCTCTCGGACAAAATATTCTCTCATCCTTCCTATTCTTCTCTGCAACTAAAAGAAAATAGTAGGGCACATTCCATGAGTCTCTATGCAACTATACTGCAGTATCAATCATCTGAAGCTTAAGGAGAGTTTTCCGGAGTCTTCAAAGAACCAGTTGTAGTACCTTTATGTTCCACTACAGCAGCTCGAAACTCTTCGACTATGGAGGCATCCTTGAACTTCAGAGCAATTGTAGAAAGTCCTTTTCCATCAGCAGCACTATTCAAGCAAGCAAAAGTGACCCCTTTTTTGTCCATATTAGCGAGCTTCATTTCTGGAAAAAGGTTGGCATTCAAGATCAATCTGTAATTTCCTTTGCTCCTCATAACAAGTCTACCTTTTCCTTCCCCTGTTGTAGAAACATTGACCTTTAGTTCTCCCTTTCCCCGCTCTTTCCACCCTCCATTAAGATATTCAAACAGCACGGAATCAGCTGTGAATACGGGTTTTTCATTTTCCTCCCCTGTTTCAACAGTGACCTCTTCTTTGGAAGGAAATCCAGTACCCTCACTCTTGTTCACAAGGGATGACCCTGAGTTTCCAAACAGAGAAGTACTTCCATTAGTGGGAAGATTAAGTCCAAATGGTGACTGGTCACTTTTTGCTCCAAAGAGAGAACCAGCACTTGATTCAGAACCAAAACCTAGAGAAGATCCCTCTTTTGAAATACCTCCAAAGGAGAACGTAGTGCTGGAGAACCCAGTCCCTGCAAATCCTGTGAAAGCATTTTGGCCACTTGAGAGTTGTTGGAATGAGCTAAAAGAAGCAGTTT
This window encodes:
- the LOC125851603 gene encoding nuclear pore complex protein NUP50B-like; amino-acid sequence: MASRRIVKVRRSQTTTSTPSANPFAAIRLVPPTESSISSDVITSVVKSGITSSGNPEEKNDVGEATRKEPSDVCKEEKKEPDQISKPSSEGNVDESNVVNEKVETPDEPDKAESAEKKVADDEKIQVETKEGTVVEKSENDSKKDVEVGKTKNEEQDAGGEKCEKGTETASFSSFQQLSSGQNAFTGFAGTGFSSTTFSFGGISKEGSSLGFGSESSAGSLFGAKSDQSPFGLNLPTNGSTSLFGNSGSSLVNKSEGTGFPSKEEVTVETGEENEKPVFTADSVLFEYLNGGWKERGKGELKVNVSTTGEGKGRLVMRSKGNYRLILNANLFPEMKLANMDKKGVTFACLNSAADGKGLSTIALKFKDASIVEEFRAAVVEHKGTTTGSLKTPENSP